One Pongo pygmaeus isolate AG05252 chromosome 10, NHGRI_mPonPyg2-v2.0_pri, whole genome shotgun sequence genomic window carries:
- the LOC129010570 gene encoding uncharacterized protein LOC129010570 gives MWASELRGPGCADSLNAALAHSPLRNRQCWGFPGGGHSIQPLYTPRAPAAAPPPPHKMAAPIEETAAASPAPFCGRREICQHGKPLLRMHPSLETPLKGWSLGDHIKRKMPTTSTTSTRF, from the coding sequence ATGTGGGCCTCGGAGCTGCGTGGCCCGGGCTGTGCGGATTCCCTAAACGCCGCACTTGCGCACAGCCCCTTACGTAACCGTCAGTGCTGGGGATTCCCTGGAGGGGGTCATTCTATTCAACCATTATACACACCCCGGGCTCCTGccgccgcgccgccgccgcctcacAAAATGGCGGCGCCCATAGAGGAGACAGCGGCCGCCTCCCCGGCCCCATTTTGTGGGAGGCGAGAGATCTGTCAACATGGAAAACCTCTGCTGAGGATGCATCCGAGTTTGGAAACCCCACTTAAGGGATGGAGCCTGGGGGATCACATTAAACGGAAAATGCCAACGACTTCTACTACCTCTACGcgtttttag